The Kryptolebias marmoratus isolate JLee-2015 linkage group LG9, ASM164957v2, whole genome shotgun sequence nucleotide sequence GAGACAAATCTGCTTTATTActaaatatgttattttattcactCAAGCTGTTATTAGAAGTGTTGAAACATGGTCTGTCTCCTGGTTTTGTCTTGAAAAAGCagagctaaatgttttaattgtgtcTCAGTCTGATGAGCAGCGACTTCCTGCCGAGTCGTGGGGTTTTTTAACGGCTTCAGTTCGACGATTCAAAGTGCTGATCGCTTTGGCTACAAACGCAGCAAAGATTCGTGTTATCTGCATGTGGAAGTACGGACCACAGTGTTTTACCAGAAAGccgtttaaaatgatttttatcttCGGtccgacctttgacctcttggTAGAAGAACTGTTTTCTACTGAGCTCCTCTCAGGGAGTTTCTGCTGCTCGGTTGTGGTTATCagtgtgatatatatatatatttttttcatgctAAACCTCTGAGCTTCCTCCTCCTGACAGTCGTAGATAATCTCACGGACTCAAACGGGCCGTTTTTTGCACGGTGACCTGCGTGAGAGCGTCCTGCAGCTCGAAGCCCAGTTTTTAGGCCGTTCCACTCGACGTTAACGCCAATGAGCCGCTTTCCCCGTTTTGTGTCTCGCAGAGCGTGCAGACGGTGTTCAGGTCTGTGGCCACTCTGGAGAAGACGGTGGAAAAGTGTCACGTCGAGCTGGACAAGGCGAAGGACCGGCTGACCTTCACGCTGCACTGCAAACACGGTGGAGCTGCGGCTCGTGTCCCGTTTCGCACGTTGCGCCCTGATTGTTGCCCTGCGAGTTCGTGACGTTGTGTTCCTCTCATTTTTTGTCTCCAGGCCTCCTGAAGACACACAACCTGTCCTACCAGGACACTGAGAGCTTACAGGCCGTGTTCGATAAAGACAGCTGTGCGAACGTATTCAGAGCCCAGTCCAGGTCTGTAAACTCTaacattattgttattttctgcactgatccttttaaagctgttttttgttaataatttacCACTGATTGTACAAAAACAGCATAGGAAGCAACCAAAATGTGCAAGTAACACATAGCAGGGTttataaagtcataaaaaatgtaataatccCAATTTTAGgtcttaaaaagtttaaataaatccagGGTTTCCATTCTAGGTGTTCAAATTCATTTAGTTACATCataaatttgtacatttgttcctctgtcaactttttattttttaatatttttcgcTGTCTGCATCCATGTTACTGAGAGCCAACAGTTCAAAGATCCAGCACTTAATGTCTCTACACAAATGCAATTtatgaatttagtttttttctttgaaaacgAACTCATCGGTGGGGCGGACCGAGCTCATCCGCGGGCCGGATGTGGCCCACGAGCCGCCAGCTGAACAGCCCTGCCTTATGGAGTCCTTAATTTTACCTGATTGGAGCGTGCAGAAAGATTAGACAGCAGCGCAGATCCTGTTCCTGGAGAAAAATAAACGATatggaaacatgaaaaaaagacttcctaactttaaaacctaaaagaaatcCAAAGAAGCTGATTTGAGCCTCTTCAGCTCAGCAGCCCTCTTTCGGTGAGAACAAATGACCACTTTTTGATGGTTTAAGGATGTAAGTTCCCTCCTgatgaagcagctgcagctgaacgaGGCGATCTAAAAGTTTTTTGGCCTAAAAGGTTTTAACCACGAGACAACGCCTTAATGCTCGAGCGAGAGCTTTCCGTTTCCTCGCAGAAGCTCTGGTGTTTCTGCGTCTGACGTCCGCCGCACGATTCCTCCGTGCTCTTCCaggtctttttgtgtttgggcTTTTGGGATCTAAAGCTGCTTCCTCTGCTCTCAGGGTGCTTGTGGAGACGGTCGTGCACTTCCCGCCGTCTGTGGAGGAAGTGACTGTGGCGGTGAGCAGCGAGCGGATGTGGGTCAGGAACCATGTGGAGGATGAAGCAGGTGGCGAGACGCTTGCTTTGCTCAGAGATTCATCGGCCTTAATTTCAGATTACTTGTTCATTTGTTGCACCCCCACCCCTACAATGAAGGAGCTCTGTGTCACAAAGATGTTATCAGGCTGACTTTAATAACAGGAAGTGATACAATAAGCGGTTATTAAACGCTCTGCACGGTTACATCAGCAGAAAGTAATAATGTAAATCAAATGTAGAAGTTAACTTTTAGTCCCtgactttgtgtttctctgcCTCAGAGCGGTCCAAGGCCCTGCTCACAGAGCTGTGTCTGGCTGCAGACGAGTTCGACCACTTTGCCGTCGGCGCGCCCAACAGCATCACCTTCTGCCTGAAGGAGCTGCGGGTGAGACGTTAGATAGACGTGAGGCGTTAGGGCTCGCTGTGACAGGGCTCAGATCTGATGTCGCCTTCGTTTTCAGGGTTTGCTGGTGTTTGCGGAGTCCACCGGCCTCCCCGTCTCCGTCTACTTCCACGAGCCGGGCAGGTGAGCGCGCTCGGGCGGGAGGGAGGGGTTTTGGATCTCGCAACCCGTGTCCCACGTCTCGGCCTTGACCTGTGCTGTTTGTGCGTTCAGCCCCGTGGTGTTCTCCGTGACGGACAGCGTCCTGGAGGGGAACTTCGTCCTGGCCACGCTCTCAGACGATCACAACCTCCAGAAAAGCGACAGCGGCGGGTAAATTAAACCGACCGGCCATAAAACCAAACCCGACTTATTccaatgtgattaaaaacaaaacacgatgCAAGTTGATTCAAAACAGCAGTAAGTGTAAAAGGATTAAGCGGGGAATGGGACCGAGGAAATACTCCAGAGTGAAACTTCTCCAAgctagatttattttttcctcctttatgatgaaaaatcaggagtcagttttagaaaaaggaaAGTGACAGAAACGACAGGAAATCCGACCTGTGATCATTACAGCCGCAGGCAGGAAGTCCTCATGATGTTTGTGCTCCACCTGCTGGTTATCATCTCATCGTCCCGATTCTCTGAGATTATTCTGCTCAGATGTTCAGATTAAACCAGCAGGTTTCAGATGAGCATATTTAGCGTCTCATCTCTGCAGGTTTGACGTTTTTTAATCAGCGTTTCACGAGATGtcgtgtgatctgttagcacttcgGGTATGCATTGGGGACGACTCCAAGCTTCAGCTCGGCGTCCGTAAGACGGacggagttgtagctgtttttg carries:
- the rad9a gene encoding cell cycle checkpoint control protein RAD9A isoform X2, coding for MQCVVTGGNVKVLAKAVHSLSRIGDELYVEPQEDGLALRSVNSSRSAYACFLFAPLFFSRYSIDRGLDFRCKLAVKSVQTVFRSVATLEKTVEKCHVELDKAKDRLTFTLHCKHGLLKTHNLSYQDTESLQAVFDKDSCANVFRAQSRAVQGPAHRAVSGCRRVRPLCRRRAQQHHLLPEGAAGFAGVCGVHRPPRLRLLPRAGQPRGVLRDGQRPGGELRPGHALRRSQPPEKRQRRRTRRAAAAASRRLHERRHRLLPHRHGYQRRTGAVDRSPVSRFQSVSCSRFQDEEAQRGGGGGGARRERRSRQTTQ
- the rad9a gene encoding cell cycle checkpoint control protein RAD9A isoform X1; the encoded protein is MQCVVTGGNVKVLAKAVHSLSRIGDELYVEPQEDGLALRSVNSSRSAYACFLFAPLFFSRYSIDRGLDFRCKLAVKSVQTVFRSVATLEKTVEKCHVELDKAKDRLTFTLHCKHGLLKTHNLSYQDTESLQAVFDKDSCANVFRAQSRVLVETVVHFPPSVEEVTVAVSSERMWVRNHVEDEAERSKALLTELCLAADEFDHFAVGAPNSITFCLKELRGLLVFAESTGLPVSVYFHEPGSPVVFSVTDSVLEGNFVLATLSDDHNLQKSDSGGGHAEPPPPPPDDFMNDDIDSYLIAMDTSVVPGPSTAPPSAASRASPAADSRTRKHSEEEEEEERDGNEDPGRPPSKKFRSLFFGSVLPPSPQTSTQPVTTQEVLASDSEDEDE